The stretch of DNA aagaaaaaaataatttaaaattgaagaataatgaaaatatttattgaaaattttaattttttattacagctGATAAAACATATcgcaatgataaaaaattaattatgtcaataattaatagtaaatatgtttttaaattcattgatacATTCAACTATCATGCAAACGTACTTGTTAaagtacttgaaaataaagttGACAAAGGAGAATTTGACGTGTTGAATGATATGTCACATTGTATAGCAGACATAGTATTTGAAACATTATTTGGTATACCAGGTAAAAACCAACAAGGCACGATAGACAAATCCGTATTTCATATAGAAAGGTATAAAACcactgataaataaatataaatctatttaaattttttaataattattttttatattaaaaaaaaaaaaaaaatagtttagcGGAGTTAGGATATCAAAGGGGAATTAATCCATTATTTCATcctgattttttattcaagttattTAGCAAACATTCAAAACAATGGTACCTCGCGAAAACAGagatagatttattttttgaaaatgtaaTGTATActctattttgtatttaatttatcatgtatatactattttttaattgattaattgattgattgatatttaatattttcaagttgttTGCTGCGAAAACAGAGAGTAATTCAAAACGTGAAGATAATGAAAACAAacctcaatttaatttttcattatttgatcaatTATTTAGCAGTGATGAGGCAACACAAAAATGGACTAAGGACGAAATAAAGACGCATTTACTCACATTATATGTTAcagtatattgaaaaatataataatattaattggtaaaataacaaaatatccataattttttatattattttcctttttttttaattctagtCACATGACACTGTCCATGGTCtcatatcattttcattattaatgattGCAATGCATCAAGAAGTTCAAGATAAAATTCGTGAAGAAGTTAATGAAATTGTTGGTGATGaattaatcaatgaaaatgttttaaacaatttaacataTATTGATATGACACTGAAAGAGATAATCCGACTTTTTCCTATAACACCGTTATTAGGAAGAGTTACAAATGATGATCTAAAactaagtaaaatttttttttaaatttaccttttgtatgtattttatataattattaataattgctattatttttttagcttcataTACACTACCCAAAGGATGCTCTATCGCTTTGTTAGCATTTGGAGTCCAGAGAAATCCAAATTATTGGATTGAACCAGATAAATTTAATCCAGAACGTTTTACACCTGAAAACTCTAAAAATCGACCAAACTATGCCTACATTCCATTTAGCAGAGGTGTTAGAATGTGT from Aphidius gifuensis isolate YNYX2018 linkage group LG4, ASM1490517v1, whole genome shotgun sequence encodes:
- the LOC122854377 gene encoding probable cytochrome P450 4ac1, with translation MIAMHQEVQDKIREEVNEIVGDELINENVLNNLTYIDMTLKEIIRLFPITPLLGRVTNDDLKLTSYTLPKGCSIALLAFGVQRNPNYWIEPDKFNPERFTPENSKNRPNYAYIPFSRGVRMCPGYKYGLACLKIIICHVIRNYELSTSMKMSDLDLYMNISIHNRTGYPISIKKLKS